The genomic window GGCAGCGGTAACTCCTCCGTGAAGATTCCCCATCGGATTCAGCCACTCCGGTCTTACGGTATATTGAAATTCCAATTGTCCTTCTTCTGCTGCAAGAACAACCGGGTTCAGCCATTTCATGAACGGTGATGGTGACGCTGTGAATTCTTTTCCGATGAACTGTTTTAATTGTGCTACTCTATCCATACCTTCAATTTTTATTTTTCTAAAATCATCGTTACACCCTGTCCGCGAGCGGCACAGATGGAAATAAACCCTTTCCCGCTTCCTTTTTCATCTAAAAGTTTCGCCAACGTTCCGATAATTCTTCCTCCTGTTGCTGCAAATGGATGGGCAACCGCAAGACTTCCTCCTTTTACGTTTAATCTATTTCTGTCAATTTTTCCTAATGCTTTTTCCAGTCCGAATTTTTTTGCCAGATCATCATTTTCCCAAATTTTTAATGTGGCTAAAACCTGCGCTGCGAAGGCTTCGTGAATTTCATAATAGTCAAAATCTTCCAGGCTCATTCCTGCTTTTTTCAACATTCTGTCGGCTGCAAAAACAGGAGCGAGAAGTAAGTTCTGTTGGTTTTCAACATATTCAATTCCGGCAACTTCAGAGAAAGTAATATAAGCCAAAATCGGTAAGTTATTTGCTTTTGCCCATTCCTCACTTGCCAGTAAAACTGCAGAAGCTCCATCGGTAAAAGGGGTTGAATTTCCTGCGGTCAACGTTCCGTTTTGCTTGTCAAAAGCAGGTTTTAATGAAGCTAATTTTTCTAAGCTGGTATCTCTGCGAAGATTGTTATCCGTATTTAAACCAAAAGCCGGCGTAATCATATCGTTGAAAAATCCTTCATCGTAGGCTTTTGCCATATTTTGATGACTTTTTAAAGCCAACTCATCCTGTTTTTCACGGGAAATTTCGTAATATTTTGCCGTAATTTCCGTGTGACCGCCCATTACCAAACCCGTTTTCGGTTCTTGACCTTTGTAAGGAATAGGCATCCAGTCTTTCAGTTTTGGACTTAACAGTTGCTCGATTTTTCCAAAGGCAGATTTTTCCTTATTGGCTTTTAATAAAGCTTTTCTCAGTCTCGGAGAAGATTCGAAAGGAATATTGCTCATCGCTTCAACACCACAGGCAATTCCGCTTTCAATTTGTCCTAAAGCAATTTTATTTCCGATATAAATTGCCGCTTCAATTCCCGTGTCACACGCCTGTTGAAGATCGCATGCAGGTGTGGCCGGATCAAGAGACGTTTCCATCACGGATTCCCTGATGAGGTTGCTTTCTGAAATGTGCTTAATCACTGCACCTCCGGCAACTTCGCCCAGAAGCTTTCCCTTCAGGTTGTATCGATCGATCAAGCCATTCAGGGCTGGAACCAGCAAGTCCTGATTTCCTTTGTCTGCATAAGCTGTATTGATTCTGGCAAACGGAATTCTGTTGTATCCGACAATTGCTACTTTTTTTGTTTCCATATTGTGAAGTTTATGATGGAAGTTGGTTTAATTCTTTGTCAATAATGTTGAGAACTTTATCTAAAGCCTGGTTTAAAAACTTTTCATTTCCGGTAGTTTTTGATAGTAAAATTCCACCTTCAATCAGCATGATAAACAATGAAGCATATTCTTCGGCATTAATCTTTTTATTCAATTCTCCATTTTCCTGACCTTGGGCAATAACCTGTGAAATTTTAGAAATCCATTCTCCAAAAGATTGGGTCACCTGTTTTTTTAAATTCGGGAAAGTGTCATCAGCTTCCGTGGCAGCATTCATTAAAGGACAACCTCCGTTTAGAAATACAGCCTGCCAGTTTTTCCGGTAAAAAGCTACAAAAGCATACAGCTTTTCCATCGTGGTCGGAAATTCATCTCCGAAGGAACGGGACATATTTTTTTTTAATAACCCCGCATTGTATTTGTAAACTTCAAGGGCAACTTCATCTTTATTTTCGAAATTCCCGTAGATGCTTCCTTTCGTTAAACCTGTTGCTTCTGCAATGTCGGAAAGGGATGTGGAAGTATAGCCTTTGGTATTAAACAAAGAGGCTGTTTTCTCAATAATGAACTGTTTTGTCTTTTCCGCTTTTGACATTTTTAACTGAATATGATGCAAATATACAAAAATATACCGATTGGTATATTTTATTTTGAATTATGGATTATTTATTTAATGTATTGAACCATTAAGATTTTATTTAAGAAGTGAAGATTAATTAAGATGAACCTTTAATTTTTTTTAAGGTTTGGCTAGAGAGCAAACTGCTTGTTTAATGAAAAACGGGCTTTAGCCCGTTCTATTGATATTCATTTAGTTTGTCATTCCGAGGAATCTAGGTAAAGACTTTACACTTATATCTTTAATAATTCAGCCGGGATTCCGACGGAATGACAAACTTTGTGATTTAAATTCTTAGCTAGCCAAAGTCGCTTCCAAAGTAATTTCAAAGTTGAAAGCCGCACTTACAGGGCATCCTTCTTCAGCAATTTTTGCATATTTTTGAAAATCTTCGTTTGAAATTCCCGGAACTTTTGCAGTCAGCGTCAATTCAGATTTTGTGATTTTTCCGATGTTTGGATCTAAAGTGATGACAGATTTCGTAGTCAGTTCTTCAGGAGTGTAACCGGCCTGAGAAAGTTCTGCACTCAGCTTCATGGTAAAGCATCCTGCGTGAGCTGCAGCTAGTAATTCTTCAGGGTTTGTTCCAATTCCATCCGCAAATCGGCTGTTGAAAGAATACTGGGTTTGGTTTAATGTTGTGCTTTGAGTAGTGATGTGTCCGTTTCCTTCTTTAATGGTACCGTTCCAAACGGCTGTTGCGTTACGTCTCATAATAATTGTTTTTGTTGTTTAAATATTTATTGATTTTTGATGTTACAAAGGTATATTAGAAATAGGTTGGAATAAATACACAAATCGACTTAAATATTGTACTTTTTTCCCGAAGTGTAATTTTTTTTGAAATTTGCGGGTGTACTTCCGATTTTATTGGTAAAAAGCCGGTTGAAATATGCAGGATCTTCATACCCCAAATCATAGGCAATCTCTTTCATAGGTTTATCCGTATAAAATAAAAGTCTTTTGGCTTCCAGTAAAATTCTGTTGATGATAAACTGATTCGGTGATTCAAGATGTAAACTTTTGAACTTGTGTGTTAATGTTTTCGGCGCAATGTGAAGTAAGCTGGCATAATCAGCTACATTGTGTTTCTCTCTGAAATGAATTTCCAGGTGTCGGCTGAAATCACGGAAAATATCCAATTCATTGCTTGGAATCTTTATTTCATCATTATCAAGATTCTGCTTTTTCCATTTTCTGGTAGCGCGAATGATAATTTGCTTAACATAAGTCCGGATCATTTCTTCGGTGGAAGAATCTTTCCATTCCAGCTCTTCTTTGATGCTTTGAAATAAATTTTTAATGATCAAATCTTCATTTTCATCAAGCTCCACAAAGGGAATTTCAAAAACATTATGGAAAAGAAGTCCGTCACAAGCCACTTCCTTATCATGAATCTGAATACAGTAAAAATCCCGGTTGTAGTATAAAAGGTTAGACTCTTCAATTCCTTTTTCTACCTGTAAATGCTGATTCGTGAGAAAAAATAAAGCAGGATTTTCTGTTGTATACTGTTTAAAATCTACGGTCAGTTCATAACCGGAAGGAACGTAGAATACTTTAATTTCAGAGGTGTAGTTAGAATCTTTGAGTGTTTGCAGATTGTTTTCTGAAAAGGTTTCGAAACCCAGTTTCTTGTAGTTATCTTCAAAGATAAGCGTCTGTGACATAGATTTTCTTTAAGATAAAGGTACAAAAAAAGCATGGTCTCTTAATTGTTAAATTATTGAAACCATGCTTTGCTATTTATATTTTCCCACGGATCTCACTGATTACGCAGGTTTTCTGTGAGATTTGTGTAATCTGTGGGAAGTTAATTAAAAGGTTACATCAAACCCGACGTAAAAATTAGCTTTCATAATCGGAGCATAAACCATTCCACCATCAAAATAATTTCCGAAAGGATTTTTAAAATCGACGATCGCATTTTTTTGATAATAAGAAGTCAGGTTTTCTCCACCCAAATAGGCTCTGATCTTTTTATTGAAATTCCTTGAAACCTGTGCATTTAAAATAGCATATGACTCGGAATAGGTCGGCAATTGAAATTCTTCAGGATTTGATGAGGTATTCGGAAGCCTTTGTTGTCCTACTAGATTTAGTGTGCTATCAAAGCTCCAGAACCCACCGTTATTATTTTTGTCGGTTGAATAAGCCAAATTCACAAAACCTCTGTGTTTTGCCATAAACGGAACTTCACGTCTTCCGTCCAGATAATCTGCCTGAACATCGTAATATTTATAAGCCAATCTCACTTCAAAATTCTTGAAAGGTGTAAAATCCCATTGCGTTTGGAACGAATTGGCAAAAGATTTTCCGTTTAAATTATAAAACGTCAGTTGCTGCGGTGAACGGTCTAAATCTACCATGACCTGATCCTGGAAATCGGTTCTGAAGAAATCGGCAACAATCGTAGATTTTCTTCCGAAAAGTTTAAATTCCTGTTGTAAACTTGCCCCGTAATTCCAGGCAATTTCCGGCCTTAAACCATAAATATTTCCATTATTCTGTAAAACCTGAATATTTCTGTTTGATGCAAAATATTGCTGGCTTTCCGCAAAAATATTCGCTGTTCTGAAACCTCTTCCCGCAGACAATCTCAAAATAGTCTGTGGGGTAAAATCATATTTAAAATTCAATCTTGGCGTAAACTGAGTTCCTACTAAATTGTGGAAATCAATTCTTGCTCCTGCTACCAAAGTGTATTTTAAGCCTGTCAACGTATATTCGGCAAAAGCTCCGGGAACGATTTCGTTTCTTTTGAAATTGTTGATTAAATATGTCTCTTCATAACCGTCGTATAAGAAACTCGCTCCGGCTTTATATTTGTGGTTCGTATTTCCTAAAATGCTTTCAAAAATCAAATTTGAATAATAAGTTTGCTGTTTTCCCGAATAATTTCTCAATCCAAAAAAACTGTCTTGTTGATGATACGTATATTGGTTCATCCAGCCTAAACTTTGGTAAGGTTTTCCTTTAAAAACATACCCTGTTTTATTCCAAACCTGAAATCTTGAAATATCAATTCCAACGCCGTAAAGCGATTGTTTGTCCTGTGGGAGTTTTTTATCAAACCCGATTTGTCCGGAAGTTCTTTCGTCTTTAATGAAATTAATTCCAAAATGCGAACCCAAACCTGATTTCTCCAAATCGTTGTAATTCAGTAAATACGCTGCATTTAACTGAGTTCCTTTTGGTCTGTCGAGAAATCCATCGTCATTCATGTCCGTGTCTCCAAAAGTTCCGTTTCCATGAAGTAAAAATGTTTGCGACCACTTATCGTTGATGGGCGAAAGACTTGTGATATTGGCTTCTGCTCTTCCGTTAAAATCGGAAAATAAATTCAATGACGTTTCAGGTTTTTCTGCATTTTTCAGCAATTCTGTATTGATTTGTCCTGTAATGCTCTCGTAACCGTTTGTCACCGTGCTTCCGCCTTTTGTTAACTGAATGCTTTCAATCCATCTTCCGGGAATGAAATTTAAACCGTAAGCAGAAGCTAATCCTCTGATTTCGGGTAATAATTCTTTCGTTAAGCTCGTATATTTTTGATCCAAGCCTAACATTTTCAATTGTTTTGTTCCTGTTACTGCATTACTGAAAGAAACATCAACGGTAGCATTGGTTTCAAAGCTTTCTGATAAATTACAACAAGCAGCTTTTAATAGTTCTTTTTTATCAATATTAAAAACCAGCCCTGCTTCTTTTTTGCTTAAAGAGGTTGCCGCTTTTGAACCTGTCACGGTAACGCCTTCAATACTTTTTTCTTGACCATTATGATGTTCATTGGTAACATTATAGTCTTTGTGGTCGGAATGTTCAGTTGTTCCTTCTTCAGCGTGAACTTTCGGATTTGATTCTCCAAAAGGAATTTCTCTGTCGTACAGGCAACATGCAGGCAGGCTTTTGTACGTATTGTCGTTGGATTTATATTTTTCATTGTCATGACCAACGTCTGCGATTTTCTTTAAAATTGTATCTGAAGAAGTCTTTTTCGGATCAAAATTTAAAGTAACCATCTGTTGTTCTGCATTCCATTCCGCAGAATCTGCTCCTGCGTCTCTGGCTGCTTTTTCAATTCTTGCTTTACAGGATTCACAATTTCCTTTTACGTAAAATTCATTCTCTTTTTTTGAATGATGGCCGTGATTTTCAACAGGTTTTGGCTGTATATCCCTGTCATAATGACAACATCCGGGAAGCGCTTCGTAGGTTGCATCGGTCGCTTTAAATTTTTCATTGTCATGACCTGCTTCAGCAACTTTTTTTAAGATATCATCGGTGGAAACACCAGGGTCGATTTCTAAAGTTAATGTCTGCAGATCAATAGAGTAGGTGGCTGTTTTTGCCCCTGCTTTTTTAGCCGTGTTCTCGATTCTTTCTTTGCACATATCGCAGTTTCCTTTTACTTTGAACTGGTTTTTAGAAAGTTGCTGAGCGAAAATAAATTGTGTAGATAGTAAGAATACACCAAGAATAATCCTGGAAATATATAATTTCATTTTGTTTAAAATTTAGATTAATTAAAAAACGGTTCACTAAAATTTTTAATGAACTTCTGTTTATTGAATTAACCTATCTTCGGCGGTTGCCAAATCTCTTTCAAACGATCTGAAATATACGGATCGGAATACTGAAACTGTAAATTTTTGTTTGATTTATAATATGAAATCTCCAGTTGAAGGCTTCTGGAAAAAGGAGTTTCTATAAAGGTATAGCACGCTACACAAGTCGAGCAGCAGTCGTCATTACAAGAAGTTTTTTGCTCTTTTTTGCTGTGATGGTCTTTATCGTGTTGTTGGTGATCGGTTTTGCAGCAATCCATTCCTTGCTCAGATTTGCAGCATGTTTCCTGCATATTTTGAGCGTAAAAACTATCTTTAGGAATTAGAAAAATTCCCAGGCAAAAGATAATTAGCAAAAGTTGGATGAATTTCACGAAGCAAAGGTAGGAAAATTGTTATTGATCTCTATCATTCTTTAAAATTAATTCGGGTTTTGGCTAGTTTTTCCTCAAAATCTTTTTCATGATAACCGCCAAAATAACAGGTGAAGAAAGGCTTGCCAACATGTATCTTTTTTAAATTGTCTTCGTTGTTTTTCCAATCCGTATAATTTTTTAATTCAAGAATATCCCCATTTTGCAGCATTAACGTCGAATTAAATATTTCAACAATGTTTTCAAATTCGTTGTTAAAAGGAACTTCATAAAATCCTGTTTCGGAACCGCGAAAATTTTCAAAGCTTTCATCTCTAAATCTGGCAAGAAAATAATGGGTGGGATTAAAATCAACTTTTTTTCTGAATTCTTCGGGGAAAGAATATTTACATTTTTCAATCTTATGAATATCTGATAAAGAGATGGTATTGTTTTGTGAAATGAGCCTTTCAATGATATTTTTTTGAACATGATCCTGAGGCAATAATTTTCTGTTGGTTACTCCGAGATACACTTTTTCATGTAAGCTGTTGAATTCTAATTCCATTGCTTTTCCGAGATGTCTGAAAACTACACAGGGAAGAAATGTTTTGTCATATAATGTTACAGATACATGATATTCAAGACCGAAAAAATTGTTGTTAACAGGTTTAATAAGTCGGTCTAACCTGTTCATTAAGATATCTTCATGAATTGTTTCCCCAATATTTCTGTTGGTTTCGTAAATAATCATAACGTTTGTAACTGATTACAAAGGATCTCCGACTTTCTTGGCACAATCATGCCACGGTTCGCCATGAGCCGGGTTCAGTTCCGGTTTTGGACCTGTTGGAGCTGGAGTTGGTGTGTTCTGAGCAATATTTTGTTGTACAGGTTGCGGAGTTGCGGCAGGTTTGCTATTCAGCGGTTGTCCGACAGGGATATCACATCTATGACCGGGAGCTCCGTGAGGCGGATTCATTCCAGGGGCGGTTTTTACAGCTTTATTGTTATTGTTTACCTGTTTTAAAGAGCTGGGATCAATCTGGATGGTTTGCCCCTGATTCGCGTTTATTGAAACATTTTGGGTTCCCGGTTGTGGATTTTGTGTCGGAGTGGAGCTTAAAGGCTGGCCAACAGGAATATCACAACGATGTCCCGGCTGTCCGTGAGGAGGGTTCATTCCCGGGGCGGTTGCCGTTTGGGTAGGCTGAGTGCTTTGAATTCCGGATTGAGCCATCAGAGAAGCTTTGGGTGTGTTATTCACAGTAGAAACAGGCTGGCTGCCATTTTCATCTTTTATGTAGGTTGGTCTTTCATCTTTTTTACAAGAGATGGTTAAAAGTCCGGCTGCTGCAAATCCTAAAAATAAAGTTCTCATATTCAAATCAATCGTTTAAAACAAAATTAGCAAAACATTTCGAAATGCTTTGCTAATTTAAATAATATCTGCTTTGTTAAAGCGTTTTAGTTTTTAACCAAAAGTCTGAAACCTTCTCCGTGTACGTTGATGATTTCCAATCCTTCGTCGTCTTTCAGCAATTTACGAAGCTTTGCAATATAAACGTCCATACTTCTTGCGGTGAAGTAATTTTCTTTTTTCCAGATTTTTCTCAATGCAAGATCTCTTGGCATGAAATCGTTTCTGTGCAGGCAAAGAAGTTTCAACAGTTCATTTTCTTTTGGTGACAGTTTGTATTCATTATCTCCAACCCTTAATTGTCTCAACATAGAGTCGAAGAAAATATTGCTGATTTTAAACTGCTCCTGTTCTTCGTTTTCCAATGTAGAGCTTCTCTGAAGAATTGCTTTGATTTTGTATAACAATAGCTCGGTATCAAATGGTTTTGTGATGTAATCATCAGCTCCCAATTGATATCCTTTTAAAATATCTTCTCTCATATTCCTTGCTGTCAGGAAAATGATCGGAGTATTTTTATCGATTTTCTTTACATCTTCAGCCAATGAAAAACCGTCTTTTTTAGGCATCATCACGTCGAAGATACAGATGTCGAATTCGTTTTCAGTAAATTCTTTTAAGCCTTGTTCCCCGTCTGTTGCCAAAGTCACTTCAAAGTTGTTGATCGTTAAATAATCTTTCAGTACAGCTCCGAAACTTTGGTCATCTTCTACTAATAATATTCTGTTGCTCATTGTTTTTAATAATTAAAGTTAAAACTAAGAATGAATGTCGCCATTCTGCTTTTCTATATTTTGTTTATTTGATTTACCTGTTTCTATTTAATTCATCGGAAGTTTTATGGTGAAAAGACTTCCTTTTCCCTTGTGAGAATCTACAATAATCTGTCCTTTATGAAGTTCTACTATTTTCTTTACATACGACAGTCCTAATCCCTGTCCTTTTACATTGTGAATATTTCCGGTTTCTTCCCTGAAGAATTTTTCGAAAATTTTGGTTTTATTTTGAGTTTCCATTCCCATTCCCTTGTCTGAGACTTCAATGACATAAAAGTGACCTTCATTTCTGGTTTTTATATGTATTTCCGGAGCTTCGGGGGAATATTTATTGGCATTATCCAGTAAATTGACAAGCATGTTGGAAATATGAAATTCATCTATTTTAAAGTTGTATTTCGTCGCATTAAATTCCTGGGTAAGCGTCCCGTTTCTTTGCTGAACAATAAGATTGAAAGATTCTGTCGTCTTTTTAATGAGTTCTCTTACGTTGGTTTCATTTAGAAATAATTTCACCTCATTACGTTCAAGTTTCGACATGTTTAATACATTCTCAACCTGCTTTTTCATCCTCAGATTTTCCTGTTTGATGAGGTTTGAATAATATTTTACCTTATCCGGATTGGTGGCAATTTTATCGTTTGCCAAAGAATCTGTAGCTACGGAAATGGTTGCCAGCGGAGTCTTAAACTCGTGAGACATATTGTTGATGAAGTCTGTTTTCACTTCAGCCAGTTTTTTCTGCCTCATCATGTAGTTAATGGAAATAATATAAATTCCTAAGATCGTCAATAAAGAAAGGAAGGTCCCCAGCAACATAGGCCAGTTGTTCATTGCTAAAGAATACTCTTTTTTCGGAAAAACTAGAGTTAAGCCATAGATCGTCCGATCCTTTTTATCCGTAAAAAGCGGATAATTATAAGCATTGTTGTCTTTTTTCTCCTTATATGTTTTGTTGGCAACACTGGTCAGCTTATTGTTCTTATCAGTAATTCCATATCCGAAATCAGCGGTGATGCCTCTTATTTTGAGTTCTTTGGTCAAAACAGAATCAAGGACTTTTTGATCCACTCTTTTGGTAATGGGAAGGTTGTTTCCGTATACCTTTGCATACTCTTTCATAGAATAATCACCGGTCTCAATATCCTGGTTGATATCTGCGGTAAGAGGTTCCCGGTTGGTAGTATCTCTTTTTATCTTGTACGCTGCCTCATCTGTATACAAAGTGGTGAGCTTAATCGAATCGCCTTTTGGGGAAATGGGAAGCTGGGTTTTTTCAATAATATTTTTAGAATAGATGATCTGTCTTTGTGTTCCGGAATCTTCTACCTGCTGTATTGTGGTTAAAGAAGGCTGTTCACTGTTGGCTAAAATATTTTTTCTGAAGTTTTTAAAATCATCATTCAGATATTTTTCAACTTCAATTTCTCCAATCGTTTTTGAGGTGCTTTCAAGGGCAGAATATACTTTGTTGGTGAATTCCTGCTCCAAGGCTCCGTAATAACCTTTCAGCCAATAAAATTGGAGTGTGACAAAAACGATTAAGGAAATCGTCATAAACACTGAAATTATTGGGATGAATTTGTTATTCATTATTTAATTTTAATAGTTTTTTATACTTATGAATGTTAAAATTAGTCATTTTAAGATTTGATAAACAAAATACGAGCCAAAAAATTGTATTATTTTTCTTAAAAGAGTGTTTTTTAACATTTATTTATAAGTATTTAATCATTTTTTATAAAAACCGTCTTCATGAAAGAAGAAAAAACTAGCTTTGTTTAAACCAAAATATTATTATGAAATCTATGATCACTTTTAACGAAGATTTTGATTCAAACTCTGTTTATGTAATGAAAATTTACAATGCAGAAGCATCAAAAGTGTGGGATTATTTTACCAAATCCGAATTGCTGGATCAATGGTGGGCTCCAAAGCCCTGGAAATGTGAAACCAAAAAACAAGACTTTAGGGAAGGCGGAACATGGTTGTATTCAATGGTAGGTCCGCAAGGAGAAAGGCATTATTCATTATTAAAATACGGCGAAATTACGGAGCATAGAAGTTTTGACGGTATAGATGCTTTCTGTGATGAAAATGGAAAAATTAATGAAGATTTTCCGCAGGCAAAATGGCTGCTTGGCTTTACCGGAGTAGAAGAAGGAACTAAAGTTACGATCAATATTCATCTTCCTTCACAAGAAGCTTTAAAACAATTGTTGGATATGGGGTTTGAAGAAGGCTTT from Chryseobacterium camelliae includes these protein-coding regions:
- a CDS encoding SRPBCC family protein; amino-acid sequence: MKSMITFNEDFDSNSVYVMKIYNAEASKVWDYFTKSELLDQWWAPKPWKCETKKQDFREGGTWLYSMVGPQGERHYSLLKYGEITEHRSFDGIDAFCDENGKINEDFPQAKWLLGFTGVEEGTKVTINIHLPSQEALKQLLDMGFEEGFKTGLNQLEEILG
- a CDS encoding helix-turn-helix domain-containing protein — translated: MSQTLIFEDNYKKLGFETFSENNLQTLKDSNYTSEIKVFYVPSGYELTVDFKQYTTENPALFFLTNQHLQVEKGIEESNLLYYNRDFYCIQIHDKEVACDGLLFHNVFEIPFVELDENEDLIIKNLFQSIKEELEWKDSSTEEMIRTYVKQIIIRATRKWKKQNLDNDEIKIPSNELDIFRDFSRHLEIHFREKHNVADYASLLHIAPKTLTHKFKSLHLESPNQFIINRILLEAKRLLFYTDKPMKEIAYDLGYEDPAYFNRLFTNKIGSTPANFKKNYTSGKKYNI
- a CDS encoding acetyl-CoA C-acetyltransferase; its protein translation is METKKVAIVGYNRIPFARINTAYADKGNQDLLVPALNGLIDRYNLKGKLLGEVAGGAVIKHISESNLIRESVMETSLDPATPACDLQQACDTGIEAAIYIGNKIALGQIESGIACGVEAMSNIPFESSPRLRKALLKANKEKSAFGKIEQLLSPKLKDWMPIPYKGQEPKTGLVMGGHTEITAKYYEISREKQDELALKSHQNMAKAYDEGFFNDMITPAFGLNTDNNLRRDTSLEKLASLKPAFDKQNGTLTAGNSTPFTDGASAVLLASEEWAKANNLPILAYITFSEVAGIEYVENQQNLLLAPVFAADRMLKKAGMSLEDFDYYEIHEAFAAQVLATLKIWENDDLAKKFGLEKALGKIDRNRLNVKGGSLAVAHPFAATGGRIIGTLAKLLDEKGSGKGFISICAARGQGVTMILEK
- a CDS encoding sensor histidine kinase, encoding MNNKFIPIISVFMTISLIVFVTLQFYWLKGYYGALEQEFTNKVYSALESTSKTIGEIEVEKYLNDDFKNFRKNILANSEQPSLTTIQQVEDSGTQRQIIYSKNIIEKTQLPISPKGDSIKLTTLYTDEAAYKIKRDTTNREPLTADINQDIETGDYSMKEYAKVYGNNLPITKRVDQKVLDSVLTKELKIRGITADFGYGITDKNNKLTSVANKTYKEKKDNNAYNYPLFTDKKDRTIYGLTLVFPKKEYSLAMNNWPMLLGTFLSLLTILGIYIISINYMMRQKKLAEVKTDFINNMSHEFKTPLATISVATDSLANDKIATNPDKVKYYSNLIKQENLRMKKQVENVLNMSKLERNEVKLFLNETNVRELIKKTTESFNLIVQQRNGTLTQEFNATKYNFKIDEFHISNMLVNLLDNANKYSPEAPEIHIKTRNEGHFYVIEVSDKGMGMETQNKTKIFEKFFREETGNIHNVKGQGLGLSYVKKIVELHKGQIIVDSHKGKGSLFTIKLPMN
- a CDS encoding TonB-dependent receptor domain-containing protein, giving the protein MKLYISRIILGVFLLSTQFIFAQQLSKNQFKVKGNCDMCKERIENTAKKAGAKTATYSIDLQTLTLEIDPGVSTDDILKKVAEAGHDNEKFKATDATYEALPGCCHYDRDIQPKPVENHGHHSKKENEFYVKGNCESCKARIEKAARDAGADSAEWNAEQQMVTLNFDPKKTSSDTILKKIADVGHDNEKYKSNDNTYKSLPACCLYDREIPFGESNPKVHAEEGTTEHSDHKDYNVTNEHHNGQEKSIEGVTVTGSKAATSLSKKEAGLVFNIDKKELLKAACCNLSESFETNATVDVSFSNAVTGTKQLKMLGLDQKYTSLTKELLPEIRGLASAYGLNFIPGRWIESIQLTKGGSTVTNGYESITGQINTELLKNAEKPETSLNLFSDFNGRAEANITSLSPINDKWSQTFLLHGNGTFGDTDMNDDGFLDRPKGTQLNAAYLLNYNDLEKSGLGSHFGINFIKDERTSGQIGFDKKLPQDKQSLYGVGIDISRFQVWNKTGYVFKGKPYQSLGWMNQYTYHQQDSFFGLRNYSGKQQTYYSNLIFESILGNTNHKYKAGASFLYDGYEETYLINNFKRNEIVPGAFAEYTLTGLKYTLVAGARIDFHNLVGTQFTPRLNFKYDFTPQTILRLSAGRGFRTANIFAESQQYFASNRNIQVLQNNGNIYGLRPEIAWNYGASLQQEFKLFGRKSTIVADFFRTDFQDQVMVDLDRSPQQLTFYNLNGKSFANSFQTQWDFTPFKNFEVRLAYKYYDVQADYLDGRREVPFMAKHRGFVNLAYSTDKNNNGGFWSFDSTLNLVGQQRLPNTSSNPEEFQLPTYSESYAILNAQVSRNFNKKIRAYLGGENLTSYYQKNAIVDFKNPFGNYFDGGMVYAPIMKANFYVGFDVTF
- a CDS encoding OsmC family protein — its product is MRRNATAVWNGTIKEGNGHITTQSTTLNQTQYSFNSRFADGIGTNPEELLAAAHAGCFTMKLSAELSQAGYTPEELTTKSVITLDPNIGKITKSELTLTAKVPGISNEDFQKYAKIAEEGCPVSAAFNFEITLEATLAS
- a CDS encoding TetR/AcrR family transcriptional regulator; this translates as MSKAEKTKQFIIEKTASLFNTKGYTSTSLSDIAEATGLTKGSIYGNFENKDEVALEVYKYNAGLLKKNMSRSFGDEFPTTMEKLYAFVAFYRKNWQAVFLNGGCPLMNAATEADDTFPNLKKQVTQSFGEWISKISQVIAQGQENGELNKKINAEEYASLFIMLIEGGILLSKTTGNEKFLNQALDKVLNIIDKELNQLPS
- a CDS encoding response regulator transcription factor; its protein translation is MSNRILLVEDDQSFGAVLKDYLTINNFEVTLATDGEQGLKEFTENEFDICIFDVMMPKKDGFSLAEDVKKIDKNTPIIFLTARNMREDILKGYQLGADDYITKPFDTELLLYKIKAILQRSSTLENEEQEQFKISNIFFDSMLRQLRVGDNEYKLSPKENELLKLLCLHRNDFMPRDLALRKIWKKENYFTARSMDVYIAKLRKLLKDDEGLEIINVHGEGFRLLVKN